Proteins encoded together in one Desulfovibrio sp. UCD-KL4C window:
- a CDS encoding TIGR00341 family protein has translation MPLRVIEIVTPREDKEEVVKSLEEHRPNEGYVFWTSPLDDEAALSFRVILDVQESENVLDKLENLFSWNEKYRIIVFAAEATIPRLKIPEKEIPEAMQNGENGEATRKNRISREELYSDVLDTSMMSKSYVMLVIFSALVAVIGLMRSNVAIIIGAMVLAPLLGPNVGLSLATTLGDKKLALESSKTLIVGVVLAFLVSLGAGLLLGLPEISSELLLRSTTSFSDIILAIVSGAAGIISFTLGVPTSLVGVMVALSLLPPLSACGIFLGAGETGHAAGAGLLFLANIICLNLAGVVTFLLQGIQPLTWWDRERAKVTAIRMAFLWGIMLAILILFLYLGTIR, from the coding sequence ATGCCATTGCGAGTAATAGAAATAGTTACACCGCGTGAAGACAAAGAGGAAGTTGTTAAATCTCTTGAAGAGCACCGTCCTAATGAAGGATACGTATTCTGGACATCTCCTCTGGACGATGAAGCTGCTTTGTCGTTCAGAGTAATCCTTGATGTTCAGGAATCTGAGAACGTGCTAGATAAGCTTGAAAACCTTTTTTCATGGAATGAAAAATATCGGATTATTGTATTCGCTGCTGAAGCAACAATCCCGCGTTTAAAAATTCCTGAAAAAGAAATCCCTGAAGCCATGCAAAACGGCGAAAACGGAGAAGCTACACGTAAAAACAGGATAAGTCGCGAAGAACTATATTCAGACGTTTTAGACACATCCATGATGTCAAAAAGCTATGTTATGCTGGTTATTTTTTCTGCTCTCGTTGCAGTAATAGGACTTATGCGCAGCAACGTTGCTATCATAATTGGGGCTATGGTTCTCGCTCCCCTTTTAGGTCCGAATGTTGGTCTCTCACTCGCCACAACACTCGGTGACAAAAAACTGGCCTTAGAATCTTCCAAAACTCTTATTGTAGGCGTTGTGCTGGCCTTTTTAGTTTCACTTGGAGCCGGCTTATTACTCGGATTACCTGAGATCTCGTCAGAACTATTACTAAGAAGCACTACCAGTTTCTCAGATATTATTTTAGCCATTGTTTCCGGAGCTGCCGGTATAATTTCATTTACGCTCGGAGTACCAACCTCACTTGTCGGAGTGATGGTTGCATTATCCCTTCTGCCGCCTCTGAGCGCCTGCGGTATTTTTTTAGGAGCAGGAGAAACGGGACATGCCGCTGGAGCCGGTCTACTTTTTCTCGCAAATATTATATGCCTTAATCTAGCCGGAGTAGTGACATTTTTACTCCAAGGAATTCAGCCGTTAACATGGTGGGATCGTGAGCGAGCCAAAGTCACAGCAATTCGCATGGCTTTTCTCTGGGGAATAATGCTCGCGATTCTTATTCTGTTTCTATATTTGGGAACTATCCGTTAG
- a CDS encoding diguanylate cyclase: protein MIKNRKLYLAGTLAFCLFLTIITIGLGELVIRLDTEHDESIQHDILLNSGAMISQNILKEITHGIFVTETLEALLKSSNYKVNNFNDWGRQIVVNDSAANAVQLAPNGVVSYIYPLKGNEGAIGHNLLKDKRRDDGALKTVQSREVTFVGPIKLIQNGKYAVIARKPVFRVIDGEEKFWGFTIAIMLVDDILPPEIRNLEKQGYLMKLEGDDPDSTEKPLLYISDNWKNKDDVSMQVEVPNGKWTLTLEHTVIHNKYYDPFRQIVFFVAITISIYIFIQQFLLQKKQKEILLLNEKLTELSMKDELTGAGNRRAGMQILKYQIEQSKRYNQKLSIAMIDVDYFKLVNDEHGHAAGDSVLRHLSSCLKYSFRKNDSIFRLGGDEFLVIFPQTELKNCVKAINTMVQYIKEYPCKLDKTAHTISLSIGIAEFIKEESIELLVHRVDMKLYEAKEAGRNTVKY from the coding sequence ATGATTAAGAATAGAAAACTTTATTTAGCAGGGACATTAGCATTTTGCTTATTTCTTACAATTATTACAATTGGTCTAGGTGAATTAGTTATCCGGCTGGATACTGAGCATGATGAATCAATTCAGCATGACATATTATTAAACAGTGGTGCCATGATCTCTCAAAATATTCTAAAAGAGATAACACATGGAATATTTGTAACAGAAACTCTTGAGGCTCTTTTAAAATCCAGCAACTATAAGGTAAATAATTTTAATGACTGGGGACGGCAGATTGTCGTAAACGACTCCGCTGCAAATGCTGTGCAGCTAGCCCCGAACGGAGTCGTATCATACATTTATCCGCTCAAAGGCAATGAAGGAGCCATAGGACACAACCTGCTCAAAGACAAAAGACGCGACGATGGAGCGCTCAAAACAGTTCAAAGTAGAGAAGTCACTTTTGTCGGCCCGATAAAGCTTATCCAAAACGGTAAGTATGCAGTAATAGCGCGAAAACCTGTTTTCAGAGTTATTGACGGGGAAGAAAAATTTTGGGGATTCACAATAGCCATTATGCTTGTAGATGACATCTTACCACCGGAAATACGTAATCTTGAGAAACAGGGGTATTTAATGAAACTTGAAGGGGATGACCCTGATAGTACAGAAAAACCATTGCTGTATATTTCCGACAACTGGAAGAATAAAGACGATGTAAGCATGCAGGTTGAAGTTCCAAATGGAAAATGGACCTTAACACTTGAACACACTGTAATACACAATAAATATTACGACCCTTTCAGGCAAATTGTTTTTTTTGTTGCTATAACCATTTCCATTTATATTTTTATTCAGCAATTTTTATTACAAAAAAAACAAAAAGAAATACTTTTACTTAATGAAAAACTGACTGAGCTTTCGATGAAAGACGAGCTTACTGGCGCAGGAAACAGAAGAGCCGGAATGCAGATTCTTAAGTATCAAATTGAACAGTCTAAAAGATATAATCAGAAACTCTCCATTGCCATGATTGATGTCGACTACTTTAAACTGGTGAACGATGAACATGGTCACGCCGCTGGGGACTCTGTACTTAGGCACCTATCGTCCTGTCTCAAATATTCATTTAGAAAAAATGATTCTATTTTCAGGCTTGGCGGAGATGAATTTCTAGTAATCTTCCCTCAGACTGAACTTAAGAATTGCGTGAAAGCTATTAACACGATGGTTCAGTACATAAAAGAATATCCTTGTAAACTAGATAAAACAGCTCATACAATCTCCCTATCTATAGGTATTGCTGAATTCATAAAGGAAGAATCAATAGAGTTATTAGTACACCGTGTTGATATGAAGCTATACGAGGCCAAAGAAGCGGGTCGCAACACAGTTAAATATTAA
- a CDS encoding nitrite reductase, whose translation MNNIVSEQLIVKPIKRKDGTYVLRLCVNQGQLTIGMLKNIMETMTEFNLTSLRATTGQRMNLEGIPDAKLDEVIASLGVAIEKPLPEITVCTGAGICMYGVQETRSMGDKILSLLKENGPYPFKIKTGVSGCKMSCGLSYVRDIGLIGGPKGWDVYFGGAAARNAGVGILLGKAVSSEDALNLIAKALVFYRENGKKRERTSGMVNRLGADEVLAALK comes from the coding sequence ATGAATAATATTGTTTCTGAACAATTAATAGTTAAGCCTATTAAGCGTAAAGACGGCACATATGTTTTGCGTCTGTGTGTTAATCAAGGCCAGCTTACTATAGGTATGCTCAAAAATATCATGGAAACCATGACTGAGTTTAATTTAACATCACTTAGAGCCACAACAGGTCAGCGTATGAACCTTGAGGGTATTCCAGATGCTAAACTGGATGAAGTTATTGCAAGCCTTGGCGTTGCCATTGAAAAGCCTCTTCCAGAAATAACTGTTTGCACAGGTGCTGGAATCTGTATGTACGGAGTTCAGGAAACACGCTCAATGGGTGACAAAATATTATCCTTACTAAAAGAAAACGGTCCTTATCCTTTCAAAATTAAAACCGGAGTTTCCGGTTGTAAAATGTCATGCGGTTTAAGCTATGTGCGTGATATCGGATTAATCGGCGGCCCTAAAGGATGGGATGTGTATTTCGGCGGGGCTGCGGCTCGTAATGCCGGAGTAGGGATTCTGCTTGGCAAGGCCGTAAGTTCAGAAGATGCTTTAAACCTGATTGCTAAAGCTCTCGTGTTTTATCGTGAAAATGGTAAAAAGCGTGAACGTACATCAGGCATGGTTAATCGTTTAGGAGCAGATGAAGTGCTTGCCGCATTGAAATAA
- a CDS encoding mechanosensitive ion channel domain-containing protein, with protein sequence MAWTSTRTNLLIFLKIITIILSISVSSTSFAESDQNLDMLKSRVHSFQSFEVEEMATYAQIDALLMTTRKHYAQALQQFQYILISERASTSSPIDRKQVKNNLNLLREKIKNSLDKLEDAQEECTSRIDVINSFENISIPTDMPEPLKILYRNNLKSIAKLRYKSKRQLSKIELQLKEGHRVLKRLEKLEQGEKHNLLQLWSSYLLVGKNPVFSLNFWTSSFHNNNWWSIKGSEFKSDIESYDDNALKHWSIFAILILAGVALKSFLERQVDWQDLLGENHLKIKSLFIVSLISFALYVATRITFPSTMEPLEILSFGLFLICVLKISKYVCTDYFRVASGRARTAVLFTLSSFLLALHVPGKWVTLIFLGFLLSSWFLSSVSAWKKRRFRGLLDSTKKSSFLSPLVVISFFGFGRLACFLAILWSLGIFIRSFGMLWGQVLFLSTEKNVKLLNGVIRNLAVPLGWTIAFSVAYFWLVGFFGQSTVWDVLAMNTGWEGYSISVGSVVSVIVLFFITKNSISAFKVSIELVGSKWPRGKRGAVPSMQTLFSYAVWSLFALLAMRILGLNLTSIAVIAGGLSVGIGFGLQNIVNNFISGLILLFGRSIQQGDVIELNSLWCTVKNIHIRTTLVETFESAVIMIPNSDLVTTQVTNWTKNNSILRRDILVGVAYGSDTELVRNTLLEVAKEHEHVLDRPEPYVHFNDFGASSLDFILRVWIDDIDNTIKTISELRFAIDKYFRRDNIEIAFPQMDVHFKNSPPPVDALGKNKDAGGNLS encoded by the coding sequence ATGGCTTGGACCTCAACTAGAACTAATTTACTTATATTTTTAAAAATTATTACGATTATTTTATCAATTTCAGTTAGCTCAACTTCTTTTGCAGAATCAGATCAAAATCTGGATATGCTCAAAAGCAGAGTCCATAGCTTTCAATCATTTGAAGTGGAAGAAATGGCTACCTACGCACAAATTGATGCGCTGCTTATGACTACACGAAAACATTATGCTCAGGCACTGCAACAGTTTCAATATATCTTAATTTCCGAACGGGCATCAACAAGTTCTCCCATTGATCGCAAACAGGTAAAAAATAACCTGAACCTGCTACGTGAAAAAATAAAAAATTCACTCGATAAACTGGAGGATGCTCAGGAAGAATGCACTTCCAGAATTGATGTTATCAACTCATTCGAAAACATTTCAATCCCGACAGATATGCCTGAACCGCTCAAGATTCTATATCGCAATAACCTTAAATCCATAGCTAAGTTGCGGTACAAATCTAAAAGGCAACTTTCAAAAATAGAATTACAATTAAAAGAAGGTCATCGAGTTCTCAAGCGTTTGGAAAAACTTGAACAGGGTGAAAAGCATAACCTGCTACAACTATGGAGCTCTTACTTATTGGTAGGGAAAAATCCGGTTTTCAGCCTTAATTTTTGGACTTCGTCTTTTCACAATAACAATTGGTGGTCAATCAAGGGCTCTGAGTTCAAAAGTGATATCGAAAGTTATGATGACAATGCACTAAAACACTGGTCTATATTTGCAATTTTAATATTGGCCGGGGTCGCCCTGAAAAGCTTCTTGGAACGTCAGGTCGACTGGCAAGATTTGCTGGGCGAAAATCATCTTAAGATTAAATCTCTTTTCATCGTTTCTTTAATAAGTTTTGCCCTTTATGTGGCAACTAGAATAACATTTCCCTCCACAATGGAACCTTTAGAAATTCTGTCTTTCGGACTGTTTCTGATTTGTGTGCTGAAAATATCTAAATACGTATGCACTGATTATTTCAGAGTTGCTAGCGGACGAGCAAGAACAGCTGTCCTGTTTACTCTCAGCTCTTTTCTATTGGCTCTGCATGTACCGGGTAAATGGGTAACATTGATCTTTTTAGGTTTCCTTTTATCCTCATGGTTTTTAAGCTCTGTTTCGGCATGGAAAAAAAGACGGTTCAGAGGTTTACTAGATTCTACTAAAAAAAGCAGCTTTCTCAGTCCTCTGGTTGTTATATCTTTTTTCGGATTTGGAAGACTGGCATGTTTTCTGGCTATTCTCTGGTCACTCGGTATCTTTATCCGCTCATTTGGAATGCTCTGGGGACAAGTACTATTTCTGAGCACTGAAAAAAATGTAAAATTGCTTAACGGGGTTATTCGCAACCTTGCTGTTCCATTAGGCTGGACAATTGCATTTAGCGTCGCTTACTTCTGGCTGGTCGGATTTTTTGGACAGAGCACCGTGTGGGATGTTCTTGCCATGAACACAGGCTGGGAAGGGTACTCAATATCTGTCGGCAGTGTTGTATCCGTCATCGTCCTTTTCTTCATAACTAAAAACAGCATTTCAGCTTTCAAGGTTTCCATAGAACTTGTAGGGAGTAAATGGCCCCGCGGTAAACGAGGCGCCGTCCCTTCGATGCAAACCTTGTTTTCATACGCTGTCTGGTCATTGTTCGCGCTTTTAGCCATGCGGATTCTGGGTCTCAACCTCACAAGCATCGCGGTTATCGCTGGAGGGCTTAGTGTCGGTATCGGTTTTGGCCTTCAGAATATTGTTAACAACTTCATCAGCGGCCTTATTCTACTCTTCGGTAGATCAATTCAGCAGGGTGATGTCATTGAACTTAACAGTCTCTGGTGCACAGTAAAAAACATTCACATCCGCACCACCCTTGTTGAAACATTTGAAAGTGCAGTAATAATGATTCCTAACTCCGACCTTGTTACCACTCAGGTTACGAACTGGACAAAGAATAATTCAATACTCCGCCGTGATATACTAGTTGGAGTAGCATACGGCTCCGACACAGAATTGGTTCGTAATACCTTGCTGGAAGTTGCAAAGGAACACGAACATGTTCTTGATAGACCTGAACCATATGTTCATTTTAATGATTTTGGTGCAAGCAGTCTCGATTTCATACTGCGCGTGTGGATAGATGATATTGATAACACTATTAAAACCATCTCAGAGCTCCGCTTTGCAATCGACAAATATTTCCGGCGTGACAATATTGAAATTGCTTTCCCGCAAATGGATGTTCATTTCAAAAACAGTCCACCCCCTGTGGATGCGCTTGGTAAAAACAAAGATGCAGGAGGCAATCTTTCTTAA
- a CDS encoding DinB family protein, which produces MIDFQHKPDCKAILRGLSDTHTILSAFIAAIPEKDLYAKRGENFWSIAEHLAHLAGVQPMGLERITRILDEDTPEFVPFFPDEDETLKTTSLPTIAESLSDFKKGRTAIVERLTEAIPEDWKRLAVHPEYKQYGLHIFARHIFMHDYWHMYRMEELWLTRDAYLKE; this is translated from the coding sequence ATGATTGATTTCCAACACAAACCTGACTGTAAAGCCATACTACGCGGACTTAGCGACACCCACACTATTCTTTCAGCCTTCATAGCTGCAATCCCCGAAAAAGATCTTTACGCTAAACGTGGTGAAAATTTCTGGTCTATTGCCGAACACCTTGCACACTTAGCAGGCGTGCAACCCATGGGGCTTGAGCGAATCACCAGGATTCTTGATGAGGACACTCCTGAATTTGTCCCCTTCTTTCCAGATGAAGATGAAACACTCAAAACGACATCACTCCCAACTATTGCTGAATCTTTGTCGGACTTTAAAAAAGGTCGTACTGCCATAGTGGAAAGACTTACCGAAGCGATACCTGAGGACTGGAAGAGGCTTGCAGTGCACCCAGAATACAAGCAATACGGTTTACATATATTTGCCCGTCACATTTTTATGCACGACTACTGGCATATGTACCGGATGGAAGAGTTGTGGCTGACACGGGATGCCTACCTTAAAGAATAG